From a single Streptomyces sp. NBC_00377 genomic region:
- a CDS encoding S8 family peptidase yields the protein MARTRTRRLRGVVGGLAAVATTVVISAVTLPANAVPEGNVRGAGRPGSVHGSYLVTLKSGVRASSPAGRGLVGSYGATISRTYGTVLNGFAVETDGRRARRLAADPRVASVVQDTRVTLDAAQGARNPASWGLDRVDQPGRPLDNGYRWPKSAGAGVTVYVIDTGIRITHADFGGRASYGWDFVGGDRVAADGNGHGTHVAATVAGSTLGVARKAEVVAVRVLDDAGAGTTARTVAGIEWVTRHAHKPAVANLSLGGGYNPVLDAAVRNSIRSGVTYTVAAGNAGRPAALHSPADVREALTVGATDRGDARASFSNYGSILDLFAPGVSITSASHRSDTGRTTRSGTSMAAPHAAGAAALVLADRPRATPAQVVRTLVAGAVNGKVSGRGPGSPDKLLQIPPFR from the coding sequence ATGGCACGGACGCGGACACGGCGTCTGCGCGGGGTGGTGGGAGGCTTGGCCGCGGTCGCGACGACCGTGGTCATATCGGCCGTCACCCTGCCCGCGAACGCCGTACCGGAGGGGAACGTACGCGGCGCCGGCCGGCCCGGCTCCGTCCACGGAAGCTACCTGGTGACGCTGAAGTCGGGCGTCCGGGCGTCGTCGCCGGCCGGGCGCGGTCTGGTCGGCTCCTACGGGGCGACCATCAGCCGGACCTACGGCACGGTCCTCAACGGGTTCGCCGTCGAGACCGACGGGAGACGCGCCCGGCGGCTCGCGGCCGACCCGCGTGTGGCGTCGGTCGTCCAGGACACCCGGGTGACGCTGGACGCGGCGCAGGGCGCGCGGAATCCGGCGTCCTGGGGGCTGGACCGCGTGGACCAGCCGGGCCGGCCGCTGGACAACGGCTACCGCTGGCCGAAGTCCGCGGGAGCCGGGGTCACGGTGTATGTCATCGACACCGGCATCCGGATCACGCACGCGGACTTCGGCGGCCGGGCGAGCTACGGCTGGGACTTTGTCGGGGGCGACCGGGTGGCCGCCGACGGCAACGGCCACGGCACGCATGTCGCCGCGACCGTCGCGGGCAGCACCCTGGGCGTCGCCAGGAAGGCCGAGGTGGTGGCGGTACGGGTCCTCGACGACGCCGGTGCGGGCACCACCGCGCGGACCGTCGCGGGCATCGAGTGGGTCACCCGGCACGCGCACAAGCCCGCGGTCGCCAACCTCAGCCTGGGCGGCGGTTACAACCCGGTCCTGGACGCGGCCGTCCGCAACTCCATCCGGTCCGGCGTCACGTACACCGTCGCCGCGGGCAACGCGGGCCGGCCGGCCGCCCTGCACTCTCCCGCCGACGTGCGGGAGGCTCTCACGGTCGGCGCCACCGACCGCGGGGACGCCCGGGCGAGCTTCTCGAACTACGGTTCGATCCTGGACCTCTTCGCGCCGGGCGTGTCCATCACCTCCGCCTCCCACCGGAGCGACACCGGCCGGACGACCCGGTCCGGTACGTCGATGGCGGCCCCGCACGCGGCGGGCGCGGCCGCGCTCGTCCTCGCCGACCGCCCGAGGGCCACGCCCGCCCAGGTCGTACGGACGCTGGTCGCGGGGGCGGTGAACGGCAAGGTCTCCGGCCGGGGCCCCGGTTCGCCGGACAAACTGCTCCAGATCCCCCCGTTCAGGTAA
- a CDS encoding maltotransferase domain-containing protein produces the protein MPARHHPSSPPTPRNKGKNKNKSGKGAEKTPGPESPGTPESTESPGGAASAGDSQRSAPVPVPPPASGPPAPERSSAGGYATAVGRIPVLDVRPLVQQGRRPAKAVPGETFEVSATVFREGHDAVAANVVLRDPDGHPGPWTPMRELAPGTDRWGADVTPDATGNWTYTVEAWSDPVSTWRHHARIKIPAGMDTELVLEEGARLYERAAAGVPEEPDRTALLAAAGALRDETRPAVSRLAAALTPEVDDVLGRYPLRDLVTASEPLPLLVERERALYGAWYEFFPRSEGTAEQPHGTFRTAARRLPAIAAMGFDVVYLPPIHPIGTTFRKGRNNTLDPGPDDVGVPWAIGSPEGGHDAVHPDLGTLEDFSWFVEQAHELGLEIALDFALQCSPDHPWVQKHPEWFHHRPDGTIAYAENPPKKYQDIYPIAFDADLDGLIAETVRVLRHWMSYGVRIFRVDNPHTKPVVFWERVIADVNRTDPDVIFLAEAFTRPAMMHTLGQIGFQQSYTYFTWRNTKQELTEYLTELSGDAASYMRPNFFANTPDILPAYLQQGGRPAFEIRAVLAATLSPTWGLYSGYELCENTPLREGGEEYLDSEKYQLKPRDWAAAEREGRSIAPLVTKLNEIRRANPALRQLRDLHFHPTDKEAVIAYSKRSADKSGSNTVLVVVNLDPHHTQEATVSLDMPQLGLDWHESVPVRDELTGETYHWGRANYVRLEPGTRPAHVLTVLRPSNPQIGGSPTT, from the coding sequence ATGCCAGCAAGGCACCACCCGTCATCACCCCCGACGCCTCGCAACAAGGGCAAGAACAAGAACAAAAGCGGCAAGGGCGCCGAGAAGACCCCGGGCCCGGAGAGTCCCGGGACTCCCGAGAGCACGGAGAGCCCCGGCGGCGCCGCGAGCGCCGGTGACTCCCAGCGGTCCGCTCCCGTCCCGGTGCCCCCGCCCGCCTCCGGTCCGCCGGCCCCGGAGCGATCCTCCGCGGGCGGCTACGCCACCGCTGTGGGGCGCATACCCGTCCTGGACGTCCGCCCGCTGGTCCAGCAGGGCCGCCGGCCCGCGAAGGCCGTTCCCGGCGAGACCTTCGAGGTTTCGGCGACCGTGTTCCGGGAGGGGCACGACGCCGTGGCCGCCAACGTCGTCCTGCGGGACCCGGACGGCCACCCCGGCCCGTGGACGCCGATGCGTGAGCTGGCGCCCGGCACCGACCGCTGGGGCGCGGACGTCACGCCGGACGCGACGGGCAACTGGACCTACACGGTGGAGGCCTGGAGCGACCCGGTCTCCACCTGGCGCCACCACGCCCGCATCAAGATCCCCGCGGGGATGGACACGGAGCTGGTCCTCGAAGAGGGTGCGCGCCTGTACGAACGGGCGGCCGCCGGAGTCCCCGAGGAACCGGACCGCACCGCGCTGCTGGCCGCGGCCGGCGCACTGCGCGACGAGACCCGCCCGGCCGTCTCCCGGCTGGCGGCGGCCCTGACGCCGGAGGTCGACGACGTACTCGGCCGGTACCCGCTGCGGGACCTGGTCACCGCCTCCGAGCCGCTGCCGCTGCTCGTCGAGCGCGAGCGCGCCCTGTACGGCGCCTGGTACGAGTTCTTCCCCCGCTCCGAGGGGACCGCCGAGCAGCCGCACGGCACGTTCCGCACCGCCGCGCGCAGACTGCCCGCCATCGCCGCGATGGGCTTCGACGTCGTCTACCTCCCGCCCATCCACCCCATCGGCACCACGTTCCGCAAGGGCCGCAACAACACCCTCGACCCCGGCCCCGACGACGTCGGCGTGCCCTGGGCGATCGGCTCGCCGGAGGGCGGCCACGACGCCGTCCACCCCGACCTGGGCACCCTGGAGGACTTCTCCTGGTTCGTGGAGCAGGCACATGAGCTCGGTCTGGAGATCGCCCTCGACTTCGCCCTCCAGTGCTCCCCCGACCACCCCTGGGTGCAGAAACACCCCGAGTGGTTCCACCACCGGCCCGACGGCACCATCGCCTACGCCGAGAACCCGCCGAAGAAGTACCAGGACATCTACCCGATCGCCTTCGACGCCGACCTCGACGGCCTGATCGCCGAGACGGTGCGGGTGCTGCGGCACTGGATGTCGTACGGGGTGCGGATCTTCCGGGTGGACAACCCGCACACCAAGCCGGTCGTGTTCTGGGAGCGGGTCATCGCGGACGTCAACCGCACCGACCCCGACGTGATCTTCCTCGCCGAGGCCTTCACCCGGCCCGCGATGATGCACACCCTCGGCCAGATCGGCTTCCAGCAGTCGTACACCTACTTCACCTGGCGCAACACCAAGCAGGAACTGACGGAGTACCTCACCGAACTCTCGGGGGACGCCGCCTCCTACATGCGGCCCAACTTCTTCGCCAACACCCCCGACATCCTGCCCGCCTACCTCCAGCAGGGCGGCCGCCCCGCCTTCGAGATCCGCGCCGTCCTGGCCGCGACCCTCTCCCCCACCTGGGGCCTCTACAGCGGCTACGAACTCTGCGAGAACACACCCCTGCGCGAGGGCGGCGAGGAATACCTCGACTCGGAGAAATACCAGCTCAAACCCCGTGACTGGGCGGCCGCCGAGCGGGAGGGCCGCAGCATCGCCCCCCTCGTCACCAAGCTCAACGAGATCCGGCGGGCGAACCCCGCCCTGCGGCAACTGCGCGATCTGCACTTCCACCCCACCGACAAGGAAGCGGTGATCGCCTACTCGAAGAGGAGCGCGGACAAGAGCGGTTCGAACACGGTTCTGGTGGTCGTCAACCTCGACCCCCACCACACCCAGGAGGCGACGGTGTCGTTGGACATGCCGCAACTCGGCCTGGACTGGCACGAGTCGGTGCCGGTGCGCGACGAGCTCACCGGCGAGACCTACCACTGGGGCAGGGCCAACTACGTGCGCCTCGAACCGGGCACCCGGCCCGCGCACGTACTCACCGTCCTGCGACCGTCCAACCCGCAGATCGGAGGGTCACCCACAACATGA